The Oncorhynchus clarkii lewisi isolate Uvic-CL-2024 chromosome 29, UVic_Ocla_1.0, whole genome shotgun sequence genome contains a region encoding:
- the LOC139387969 gene encoding BUD13 homolog isoform X1 — MAASTNDSKGASLSKSEYLKRYLSADGDAKKSREKKAKKKCIKTTGKGMKIVDDDVDWKQLAGEEKGNEEEEEEEAPVVAEVIDERPDEIKRLEAFRTSNKWRVMGGEPDSSGADEEVPEEEEQRVRHDSPEPLSLRKQRHDSPEPLSLRMQRHDSPEPLSLRKQRHDSPDVSPHRRIGHESPDASLRRLKPSVPPSSSSSQPPHRTHSRDSSPSRKKAKSSSSARVGQRSSGSEQSPPRRLAQNGPGSDSDQSPPRKRTQMGGASDSDQSPPRRRRKGGQNCDSDQSPPRRRTHGGRGSDSDLSPPRRPDQSQSRSMLSGAAAGLVSVEVLRREQEENRRRDKINQPLEDASRNAETVFRDKSGKRRDIETEREEQRRKAGEKAEKDLKYAQWGKGVAQGQMQLQNVEDALRESQKPLARSCDDQDLDRMLREQEREGDPMLAMMRRKKDRDNKLRGVKEKPRYKGPAPPPNRFNIPPGYRWDGVDRSNGFEQKRYTRMADKKAVQEMAYKWSVEDM, encoded by the exons ATGGCTGCGTCCACGAATGACAGTAAAGGAGCGTCTCTCTCCAAATCCGAGTATCTGAAACGTTATTTATCTGCAGATGGAGACGCCAAGAAGTCAAGGGAGAAGAAGGCTAAAAAGAAATGCATTAAAACTACAGGAAAAGG GATGAAGATAGTAGATGACGATGTGGATTGGAAACAGCTGGCCGGCGAGGAGAAGGGGaacgaagaggaggaagaggaggaggcgcCAGTG GTTGCTGAGGTGATAGACGAGCGTCCAGATGAGATCAAACGCCTGGAAGCCTTCAGGACCAGCAACAAATGGAGAGTGATGGGAGGTGAGCCAGACAGCAGCGGCG CTGATGAAGAGGTCccagaggaggaggaacagagagttCGACACGATTCGCCAGAGCCCCTGTCACTCAGAAAGCAGCGTCATGATTCGCCAGAGCCCCTGTCACTCAGAATGCAGCGTCATGATTCGCCAGAGCCCCTGTCACTCAGAAAGCAGCGTCATGATTCGCCGGACGTCTCTCCGCATAGGAGGATTGGACATGAATCCCCCGATGCGTCTCTTCGTAGACTGAAGCCTAGCGTTCCTccatcatcatcgtcatcccAACCCCCCCACAGGACACACAGcagag ATTCATCTCCGTCCAGGAAAAAAGCAAAGTCTTCATCGTCTGCTCGTGTTGGCCAGCGCTCTTCGGGGTCTGAACAATCCCCACCCAGGAGGCTGGCTCAGAACGGGCCCGGCTCAGACTCAGACCAATCACCTCCAAGGAAAAGGACACAGATGGGAGGGGCCTCTGATTCTGACCAATCACCGCCCAGGAGAAGGCGAAAGGGTGGGCAGAACTGTGATTCTGACCAATCGCCCCCTAGGAGGCGAACCCATGGTGGGAGGGGCTCAGACTCTGACCTCTCCCCCCCTCGTAGGCCTGACCAATCACAG TCTCGGAGCATGCTGTCAGGAGCCGCAGCAGGACTGGTATCAGTGGAGGTTCTaagaagagaacaggaggagaaccGACGCAGAGACAAGATCAACCAGCCGCTAGAAG ATGCGTCTCGAAATGCGGAGACTGTGTTCAGAGATAAGAGTGGGAAGCGGAGAGAcatcgagacagagagagaggagcagaggaggaaggccggagagaaggcagagaaagaCCTGAAATATGCTCAGTgggggaaagg tgtggccCAGGGCCAGATGCAGCTGCAGAATGTTGAGGATGCGTTGAGGGAATCCCAGAAGCCTCTAGCACGTTCCTGTGATGACCAGGACCTGGACAGGATgttgagagagcaggagagagagggagaccccaTGTTGGCCATGATGAGACGCAAAAAGGACCGAGACAACAAACTACGAGGAGTCaaag AGAAGCCTCGCTACAAAGGCCCGGCTCCGCCCCCAAACCGCTTCAACATTCCACCAGGCTACCGTTGGGACGGAGTGGACAG gtcgaATGGTTTTGAACAGAAGCGGTACACCAGGATGGCTGATAAGAAGGCTGTGCAGGAGATGGCCTACAAGTGGAGCGTGGAAGATatgtag
- the LOC139387969 gene encoding BUD13 homolog isoform X2, producing MAASTNDSKGASLSKSEYLKRYLSADGDAKKSREKKAKKKCIKTTGKGMKIVDDDVDWKQLAGEEKGNEEEEEEEAPVVAEVIDERPDEIKRLEAFRTSNKWRVMGADEEVPEEEEQRVRHDSPEPLSLRKQRHDSPEPLSLRMQRHDSPEPLSLRKQRHDSPDVSPHRRIGHESPDASLRRLKPSVPPSSSSSQPPHRTHSRDSSPSRKKAKSSSSARVGQRSSGSEQSPPRRLAQNGPGSDSDQSPPRKRTQMGGASDSDQSPPRRRRKGGQNCDSDQSPPRRRTHGGRGSDSDLSPPRRPDQSQSRSMLSGAAAGLVSVEVLRREQEENRRRDKINQPLEDASRNAETVFRDKSGKRRDIETEREEQRRKAGEKAEKDLKYAQWGKGVAQGQMQLQNVEDALRESQKPLARSCDDQDLDRMLREQEREGDPMLAMMRRKKDRDNKLRGVKEKPRYKGPAPPPNRFNIPPGYRWDGVDRSNGFEQKRYTRMADKKAVQEMAYKWSVEDM from the exons ATGGCTGCGTCCACGAATGACAGTAAAGGAGCGTCTCTCTCCAAATCCGAGTATCTGAAACGTTATTTATCTGCAGATGGAGACGCCAAGAAGTCAAGGGAGAAGAAGGCTAAAAAGAAATGCATTAAAACTACAGGAAAAGG GATGAAGATAGTAGATGACGATGTGGATTGGAAACAGCTGGCCGGCGAGGAGAAGGGGaacgaagaggaggaagaggaggaggcgcCAGTG GTTGCTGAGGTGATAGACGAGCGTCCAGATGAGATCAAACGCCTGGAAGCCTTCAGGACCAGCAACAAATGGAGAGTGATGGGAG CTGATGAAGAGGTCccagaggaggaggaacagagagttCGACACGATTCGCCAGAGCCCCTGTCACTCAGAAAGCAGCGTCATGATTCGCCAGAGCCCCTGTCACTCAGAATGCAGCGTCATGATTCGCCAGAGCCCCTGTCACTCAGAAAGCAGCGTCATGATTCGCCGGACGTCTCTCCGCATAGGAGGATTGGACATGAATCCCCCGATGCGTCTCTTCGTAGACTGAAGCCTAGCGTTCCTccatcatcatcgtcatcccAACCCCCCCACAGGACACACAGcagag ATTCATCTCCGTCCAGGAAAAAAGCAAAGTCTTCATCGTCTGCTCGTGTTGGCCAGCGCTCTTCGGGGTCTGAACAATCCCCACCCAGGAGGCTGGCTCAGAACGGGCCCGGCTCAGACTCAGACCAATCACCTCCAAGGAAAAGGACACAGATGGGAGGGGCCTCTGATTCTGACCAATCACCGCCCAGGAGAAGGCGAAAGGGTGGGCAGAACTGTGATTCTGACCAATCGCCCCCTAGGAGGCGAACCCATGGTGGGAGGGGCTCAGACTCTGACCTCTCCCCCCCTCGTAGGCCTGACCAATCACAG TCTCGGAGCATGCTGTCAGGAGCCGCAGCAGGACTGGTATCAGTGGAGGTTCTaagaagagaacaggaggagaaccGACGCAGAGACAAGATCAACCAGCCGCTAGAAG ATGCGTCTCGAAATGCGGAGACTGTGTTCAGAGATAAGAGTGGGAAGCGGAGAGAcatcgagacagagagagaggagcagaggaggaaggccggagagaaggcagagaaagaCCTGAAATATGCTCAGTgggggaaagg tgtggccCAGGGCCAGATGCAGCTGCAGAATGTTGAGGATGCGTTGAGGGAATCCCAGAAGCCTCTAGCACGTTCCTGTGATGACCAGGACCTGGACAGGATgttgagagagcaggagagagagggagaccccaTGTTGGCCATGATGAGACGCAAAAAGGACCGAGACAACAAACTACGAGGAGTCaaag AGAAGCCTCGCTACAAAGGCCCGGCTCCGCCCCCAAACCGCTTCAACATTCCACCAGGCTACCGTTGGGACGGAGTGGACAG gtcgaATGGTTTTGAACAGAAGCGGTACACCAGGATGGCTGATAAGAAGGCTGTGCAGGAGATGGCCTACAAGTGGAGCGTGGAAGATatgtag